A window of Kribbella amoyensis contains these coding sequences:
- a CDS encoding DUF1345 domain-containing protein, whose amino-acid sequence MSTGGESEGPVRGERRWPSVAAVVVAMALTLLRPKELRIAPVWVLPAVEIVLLAVLMVRDPGRIDKRSSFLRGVSIAIVALLVLDALVATVRLIAALIEGGAMTNSPEILLAAGGVVWLSNLISFALLYWELDAGGAANRAHRMPRYLDLAFVQQISPEVAPPHWRPGFGDYLYLALTTSTAFSPTDVMPLAFWAKLAMGLQSLISLAVVGLVVARAVNVFS is encoded by the coding sequence ATGAGCACTGGCGGGGAGTCGGAGGGGCCGGTTCGGGGCGAACGCCGGTGGCCGAGTGTGGCCGCGGTCGTGGTGGCGATGGCGTTGACGCTCCTCCGGCCGAAGGAGTTGCGGATCGCCCCGGTGTGGGTGTTGCCGGCGGTCGAGATCGTGCTGCTCGCGGTACTGATGGTGCGCGACCCCGGCCGGATCGACAAGCGGTCCTCGTTCCTGCGGGGTGTGTCGATCGCGATCGTGGCGCTGCTGGTGCTGGATGCCTTGGTGGCGACGGTCCGGCTGATCGCGGCCCTGATCGAGGGCGGCGCGATGACCAACTCCCCCGAGATCCTGCTCGCGGCCGGCGGGGTGGTGTGGTTGTCGAACCTGATCTCGTTCGCCTTGCTGTACTGGGAACTCGACGCGGGCGGCGCCGCCAACCGGGCGCACCGGATGCCGCGGTACCTCGATCTCGCCTTCGTCCAGCAAATCAGTCCGGAGGTCGCCCCTCCCCACTGGCGCCCCGGCTTCGGCGACTACCTGTACCTGGCGCTGACCACGTCGACCGCGTTCAGCCCGACCGACGTGATGCCGCTGGCGTTCTGGGCCAAGCTGGCGATGGGCCTGCAGTCGCTGATCTCGCTGGCCGTCGTCGGTCTCGTCGTGGCCCGTGCCGTCAACGTGTTCTCGTGA
- a CDS encoding DUF402 domain-containing protein gives MILEEVSVYHRTGQWCRGVRTGDNVVAYDVAILPRWQVPGLPTTDRCFVLADEGVQITRPNTFSGTLRGGWYIDVVDVEEAEPGRLVVHDRAIDFVLPATSLRYEVLDLDEFADALENGEIDTATAIRALRTTQRFIDSHLRNLDEDALTSWPDFPPATVAKLAELPPF, from the coding sequence GTGATCCTCGAGGAAGTGTCCGTGTACCACCGGACCGGTCAGTGGTGCCGTGGCGTCCGAACCGGCGACAACGTCGTCGCGTACGACGTGGCGATCCTTCCGCGCTGGCAGGTCCCCGGCCTCCCGACCACCGACCGGTGCTTCGTCCTCGCCGACGAGGGGGTGCAGATCACCCGGCCGAACACGTTCAGCGGCACGCTCCGAGGCGGCTGGTACATCGACGTGGTCGACGTCGAGGAAGCGGAACCAGGCCGGCTGGTCGTCCACGATCGCGCTATCGACTTCGTCCTGCCGGCCACCAGCCTGCGGTACGAGGTGCTCGACCTGGACGAGTTCGCCGACGCACTGGAGAACGGGGAGATCGACACCGCCACGGCGATCCGGGCACTGCGCACGACACAGCGCTTCATCGACTCCCACCTGCGCAACCTGGACGAGGACGCGCTGACCTCCTGGCCCGACTTCCCACCGGCCACCGTCGCGAAGCTGGCCGAGCTGCCGCCGTTCTGA
- a CDS encoding sensor histidine kinase, translating to MTVRQWPLAPVIVAGATGALALTSLTLALTTVTDAADLIGENRANQWLAGLTFGIVGALVLASQPGNRLGWVLGAGGVCASAGSACSEYAAIALDPTPLPLGGVAAWLAAVLWLPPFLATVAAVPLLYPDGRLPSYRWRWPARTALVAGVVAFVGFGTTQAAVDDAGFPQIRNPLDLAVPDDVQLVIVAAGFGVVLVVGVAAVIAIVLRMRQVDTRQRQQAAWFVAAVALAGPVSFIPVPQVVDFVLNVIAVACLTIGVVRHGLFDIELVLSRTVVYAALTAVALGVYLAAAALLGARSDAGLLPAVLAAVAAMLLAGASRRVQRVVDRLMYGERRDPMSALTTLGDRLSAAIDTDDVLPATVEGVRTALNLPYAEVRLAGEDSPAFTSGTQPDRVAYFPLSHAGEEVGLLVVGLRRGEQQLARSDGRLLEAFARQAGVAAHGVRATRELRRSRERVVASREEERHRIRRDLHDGLGPALAGISLGLEAADRVVTRDPAGGTHLLRELRGDVTDCVDEVRRIVADLRPPALDEGLVTALRHQADLLTTRSGGRLVYTVTNPTPANELPSALEVAAYRIATEAMTNTLRHAHATTCQVDLDYDTSHLHLHITDNGTAEPPRTPGTGLMSMRERAEELGGVCTVTFRPGRGTEVAAALPAGRSSLTR from the coding sequence ATGACCGTTCGGCAGTGGCCTCTGGCCCCGGTGATCGTCGCCGGGGCCACCGGCGCGCTCGCGCTCACCTCGCTCACGCTGGCGCTGACCACCGTGACGGACGCCGCCGACCTGATCGGGGAGAACCGGGCGAACCAGTGGCTCGCCGGACTCACGTTCGGGATCGTCGGCGCGCTGGTCCTCGCGTCGCAACCAGGGAACCGCCTCGGCTGGGTCCTGGGTGCGGGTGGCGTCTGCGCATCAGCAGGGTCCGCCTGTTCGGAGTACGCCGCGATCGCGCTCGACCCGACCCCGCTGCCGCTCGGGGGAGTGGCCGCATGGCTCGCTGCGGTGCTGTGGTTGCCGCCGTTCCTCGCGACGGTCGCCGCTGTGCCCCTGCTGTACCCAGACGGCCGGCTCCCGTCGTACCGATGGCGCTGGCCCGCCCGTACTGCGCTCGTAGCGGGGGTGGTCGCGTTCGTCGGGTTCGGAACGACGCAGGCTGCCGTGGACGACGCCGGGTTCCCGCAGATCCGGAACCCGCTCGACCTGGCCGTGCCTGACGACGTGCAGCTGGTGATCGTCGCGGCCGGGTTCGGGGTCGTACTCGTGGTCGGTGTAGCTGCAGTGATCGCGATCGTGCTGCGGATGCGCCAGGTGGACACGCGGCAACGGCAGCAGGCCGCGTGGTTCGTGGCCGCCGTTGCTCTGGCCGGGCCGGTGTCGTTCATCCCGGTGCCGCAGGTGGTCGACTTCGTCCTCAACGTCATCGCCGTTGCCTGCTTGACGATCGGCGTCGTGCGGCACGGCCTGTTCGACATAGAGCTCGTCCTGTCGCGCACGGTCGTGTACGCCGCTCTCACTGCGGTCGCGCTTGGCGTGTACCTCGCCGCGGCCGCACTGCTCGGCGCCAGGTCCGACGCCGGTCTCCTGCCCGCGGTCCTCGCCGCAGTGGCCGCCATGCTGCTGGCCGGTGCGAGCCGACGAGTGCAGCGCGTCGTCGACCGGCTGATGTACGGCGAGCGCCGCGACCCGATGTCCGCGCTCACCACCTTGGGCGACCGGCTGAGCGCCGCCATCGACACCGACGACGTACTCCCTGCCACCGTCGAAGGCGTCCGCACCGCGCTCAACCTCCCGTACGCCGAGGTTCGGCTCGCGGGGGAGGACAGCCCCGCCTTTACCTCGGGGACACAGCCGGACCGGGTCGCCTACTTCCCGCTGAGCCACGCCGGCGAGGAAGTCGGCCTCCTCGTGGTCGGGCTCCGTCGGGGCGAACAACAGCTGGCCCGATCCGACGGCCGCCTGCTGGAGGCGTTCGCGCGGCAAGCCGGGGTCGCGGCCCACGGCGTCCGGGCGACCCGCGAACTCCGCCGCTCCCGCGAACGCGTCGTCGCCTCGCGCGAGGAGGAACGCCACCGGATCCGCCGGGACCTGCACGACGGACTCGGCCCCGCCCTCGCCGGGATCTCGCTCGGCCTCGAAGCCGCCGACCGCGTCGTCACCCGGGACCCGGCCGGCGGTACCCACCTGCTCCGCGAACTCCGCGGCGATGTCACCGACTGCGTGGACGAGGTCCGCCGCATCGTCGCCGATCTCCGCCCGCCCGCTCTCGACGAGGGCCTGGTCACCGCCCTCCGGCATCAGGCCGACCTGCTCACGACGCGCTCCGGCGGCCGTCTCGTCTACACGGTCACGAACCCCACTCCCGCGAACGAGCTCCCGTCCGCCCTGGAGGTCGCGGCGTACCGCATCGCGACCGAGGCGATGACCAACACCCTCCGGCATGCCCACGCGACGACGTGCCAGGTCGACCTCGACTACGACACGAGCCACCTGCATCTCCACATCACCGACAACGGCACCGCCGAACCACCCCGTACTCCCGGCACCGGGCTGATGTCGATGCGGGAACGCGCCGAGGAACTGGGTGGTGTCTGCACCGTGACGTTCCGGCCGGGCCGTGGGACCGAGGTCGCCGCCGCGTTGCCTGCGGGCCGATCGTCCTTGACGAGGTGA
- a CDS encoding response regulator: MIRVLVADDHPVFRRGLVGVLAEESDVEVVAEAGDGDAAIAKVGELRPDVVLMDLHMAGTGGIAATRQLTDDAPEVAVLVLTMLDDEESVHAALQAGARGYLVKGASGDLILEAVRAVAAGEAVFGADIAGLVLGRLTAERRAARAGPFPMLTDREEEILTLIAHGRSNPEIARHLVVSDKTVRNHITNIFAKLGVPDRAQAIVRARDAGLA; encoded by the coding sequence GTGATCCGGGTCCTGGTGGCTGACGATCATCCGGTGTTCCGGCGCGGCCTGGTCGGGGTTCTGGCCGAGGAATCCGACGTCGAGGTGGTGGCCGAAGCCGGTGACGGGGACGCGGCGATCGCGAAGGTCGGCGAACTCCGGCCGGACGTGGTGCTGATGGACCTGCACATGGCCGGTACCGGTGGGATCGCGGCCACTCGGCAACTCACCGACGACGCCCCCGAGGTCGCCGTCCTCGTCCTCACGATGCTCGACGACGAGGAATCGGTCCACGCGGCTCTGCAGGCGGGTGCCCGTGGGTACCTCGTCAAGGGCGCCTCCGGTGACCTCATCCTGGAGGCGGTCCGTGCGGTGGCGGCAGGCGAGGCCGTCTTCGGCGCCGACATCGCGGGCCTGGTCCTCGGCCGGCTCACCGCCGAACGCCGGGCCGCCCGCGCCGGCCCGTTCCCGATGCTCACCGATCGCGAAGAGGAGATCCTCACGCTCATCGCGCACGGCCGGTCGAATCCTGAGATCGCCCGTCACCTGGTGGTCTCGGACAAGACCGTCCGGAACCACATCACCAACATCTTCGCCAAACTCGGCGTCCCCGACCGGGCCCAGGCCATCGTGCGAGCCCGTGACGCCGGGCTCGCCTGA
- a CDS encoding iron chaperone — protein sequence MTTKKSTAEKSYDGFSEDERAAMKERAKELKTTQRGAKAKEDGEAAVREKLAEMGPADRAIGERIHELVLHAAPDLTPKTWYGMPAYARDGKLICFFQSAEKFKSRYATLGFEQHADLDEGTMWPTAFAITELTKANEARITELVQRATS from the coding sequence ATGACCACGAAGAAGTCCACCGCCGAGAAGTCCTACGACGGGTTCAGCGAGGACGAGCGCGCCGCGATGAAGGAGCGGGCGAAGGAGCTGAAGACGACCCAGCGCGGCGCCAAGGCCAAGGAGGATGGCGAGGCCGCTGTCCGCGAGAAGCTCGCCGAGATGGGTCCGGCGGACCGGGCCATCGGTGAGCGGATCCACGAGCTCGTCCTGCACGCGGCTCCCGACCTCACCCCGAAGACCTGGTACGGCATGCCCGCCTACGCCCGGGACGGCAAGCTGATCTGCTTCTTCCAGTCCGCCGAGAAGTTCAAGTCCCGGTACGCCACCCTCGGCTTCGAGCAGCACGCCGATCTCGACGAGGGCACCATGTGGCCGACCGCCTTCGCCATCACCGAGCTGACCAAGGCCAACGAGGCCCGGATCACCGAACTCGTCCAGCGCGCCACCAGCTGA
- a CDS encoding DUF1304 family protein, with protein sequence MGTTEQVLAIVIGLILVAVCVLELFFYDRPQFFPLFLIRSEDKDAVRLWRISIAFYNLTTAVALFVGAYLLGTSSSDAGTALIVFTACQHVFLAIVMLITQPKLWLNSVMEASPNLLLLGVALV encoded by the coding sequence ATGGGAACGACCGAACAGGTACTCGCGATCGTCATCGGTCTCATCCTGGTCGCCGTCTGCGTGCTGGAGCTGTTCTTCTACGACCGGCCGCAGTTCTTCCCGCTGTTCCTGATCAGGTCCGAGGACAAGGACGCGGTCCGGCTCTGGCGGATCTCGATCGCCTTCTACAACCTGACCACCGCGGTTGCGCTGTTCGTCGGTGCGTACCTGCTCGGCACGTCGTCCTCGGACGCCGGTACGGCCCTGATCGTGTTCACCGCCTGCCAGCACGTGTTCCTCGCGATCGTCATGCTGATCACCCAGCCGAAGCTCTGGCTCAACTCGGTCATGGAGGCGTCGCCGAACCTGCTGCTGCTCGGCGTCGCGCTGGTCTGA
- a CDS encoding NAD(P)-dependent oxidoreductase, with translation MDNSSKVAFLGLGSMGAPMARRVAAAGYQLTVWNRSADKAAGFERVAASPAEAVRDADVVVTMLADPRAVLTVVGEFAKELKPGAVLVDVSTIGPAAVREVAALLPAGTKLVDAPVMGSVDKAAGGELNLLVGGDADEVMPLLELFGQVQRTGGVGTGAALKIVMINAIVNGVTVVGEALQLADAFGLPEDQVRKALASSPLAGLTARAFAEGAYYQTELAAKDVALATEAADLPIAEAVHERLKSYPQAQQEDIGRIINHFRG, from the coding sequence ATGGACAACAGCAGCAAGGTGGCGTTTCTGGGGTTGGGGTCGATGGGCGCGCCGATGGCTCGACGGGTGGCCGCGGCCGGGTACCAGTTGACGGTGTGGAACCGGTCGGCGGACAAGGCGGCCGGATTCGAGCGGGTGGCGGCGTCCCCGGCCGAGGCGGTGCGGGACGCGGACGTGGTCGTGACGATGCTCGCGGATCCCCGGGCGGTGCTCACCGTGGTCGGTGAGTTCGCCAAGGAGTTGAAGCCCGGAGCGGTCCTGGTCGACGTGTCCACGATCGGCCCGGCCGCTGTTCGTGAGGTGGCCGCGCTGCTGCCCGCGGGGACGAAGCTGGTGGACGCGCCGGTGATGGGAAGCGTCGACAAGGCGGCCGGCGGCGAGCTCAACCTCCTGGTCGGCGGCGACGCCGACGAGGTGATGCCCTTGCTCGAGCTGTTCGGCCAGGTCCAGCGCACTGGCGGAGTCGGGACCGGGGCTGCGCTGAAGATCGTGATGATCAACGCCATCGTCAACGGCGTCACCGTGGTCGGCGAGGCGCTGCAACTGGCCGACGCGTTCGGCCTGCCGGAGGACCAGGTACGCAAAGCCCTGGCGAGCTCACCCCTGGCCGGCCTGACCGCAAGGGCCTTTGCCGAAGGCGCCTACTACCAAACCGAACTGGCCGCCAAGGACGTAGCCCTGGCCACCGAGGCCGCCGACCTCCCGATCGCCGAAGCGGTCCACGAAAGACTCAAGTCCTACCCCCAAGCCCAACAAGAAGACATCGGCCGCATCATCAACCACTTCAGAGGCTAG